A single Eremothecium sinecaudum strain ATCC 58844 chromosome VIII, complete sequence DNA region contains:
- the SAH1 gene encoding adenosylhomocysteinase (Syntenic homolog of Ashbya gossypii AFR243C; Syntenic homolog of Saccharomyces cerevisiae YER043C (SAH1)), whose translation MSAPAQNYKIADISLAAFGRKEIEMSENEMPGLMAIRKAYAAEQPLKGARIAGCLHMTIQTAVLIETLIALGAEVTWTSCNIYSTQDHAAAAIAASGVPVFAWKGETEEEYLWCIEQQLFAFKDGKKLNLILDDGGDLTSLVHEKYPEMLEDCYGVSEETTTGVHHLYKMVKEGTLKVPAINVNDSVTKSKFDNLYGCRESLIDGIKRATDVMLAGKVAVVAGYGDVGKGCAAALRGMGSRVVVTEIDPINALQAAMEGYQVVTMEEASHYGQVFVTTTGCRDIITGEHFVNMPEDAIVCNIGHFDIEIDVAWLRKNAVEVVNIKPQVDRYLMANGRHIILLANGRLVNLGCATGHSSFVMSCSFSNQVLAQIALFKANDKAFREKYIEFQKTGPFSLGVHVLPKILDEAVAKFHLGNLGVKLTTLSDVQSAYLGIPQEGPYKADHYRY comes from the coding sequence ATGTCTGCTCCAGCCCAAAATTACAAGATCGCCGATATCTCTTTGGCTGCTTTCGGTAGAAAGGAAATCGAAATGTCTGAAAACGAAATGCCAGGTTTGATGGCTATCAGAAAGGCCTACGCCGCTGAACAGCCATTGAAGGGTGCCAGAATTGCTGGGTGTCTGCACATGACTATCCAAACCGCTGTTTTGATTGAAACTTTGATTGCTCTAGGTGCTGAGGTCACGTGGACTTCTTGTAACATCTACTCTACCCAAGACCACGCTGCTGCCGCAATTGCTGCTTCTGGTGTTCCAGTTTTCGCCTGGAAGGGTGAGACTGAGGAGGAATATTTGTGGTGTATTGAACAACAACTTTTCGCATTCAAGGACGGTAAGAAGTTGAACTTGATTCTAGATGACGGTGGTGACTTAACCTCTTTGGTTCATGAGAAGTACCCAGAAATGTTGGAGGACTGTTACGGTGTGTCTGAGGAGACCACTACTGGTGTTCACCACTTGTATAAGATGGTCAAGGAGGGAACCTTGAAGGTCCCAGCCATCAACGTCAACGACTCCGTCACTAAGTCCAAGTTCGACAACTTGTACGGTTGCAGAGAATCTTTGATCGATGGTATTAAGAGAGCTACTGATGTCATGTTGGCTGGTAAggttgctgttgttgctggTTACGGTGACGTCGGTAAAGGTTGTGCTGCTGCATTGAGAGGTATGGGTTCCCGTGTTGTTGTTACTGAGATTGACCCAATTAACGCTTTGCAAGCTGCCATGGAGGGTTACCAAGTTGTAACCATGGAAGAAGCATCCCACTACGGTCAAGTCTTCGTTACCACCACTGGTTGCAGAGACATTATCACTGGTGAACACTTCGTCAACATGCCAGAAGACGCCATCGTTTGTAATATTGGTCACTTCGACATTGAAATTGATGTCGCGTGGTTGAGAAAGAACGCCGTCGAGGTTGTAAACATCAAGCCACAAGTTGACCGTTACTTGATGGCTAACGGCAGACACATCATTTTGTTGGCTAACGGTAGATTGGTCAACCTAGGTTGTGCAACTGGTCACTCTTCTTTCGTCATGTCATGTTCCTTCTCTAACCAAGTCTTGGCTCAAATTGCTTTGTTCAAGGCTAACGACAAGGCTTTCAGagaaaaatatattgaaTTCCAAAAGACTGGTCCTTTCAGCCTCGGTGTCCACGTTCTACCAAAAATCTTGGATGAAGCTGTTGCCAAATTCCACTTGGGCAACTTGGGTGTCAAGTTGACTACTTTGTCCGATGTTCAATCCGCTTACTTGGGTATTCCACAAGAAGGTCCATACAAGGCTGACCACTACAGATACTAA
- the OST5 gene encoding dolichyl-diphosphooligosaccharide--protein glycotransferase subunit (Syntenic homolog of Ashbya gossypii AFR241W; Syntenic homolog of Saccharomyces cerevisiae YGL226C-A (OST5); 1-intron in Ashbya gossypii), with protein MFNSRIYKEYKESSSHQDFISLDRQPYYAAMSLILSIVFITAAVIQASRSKGFSKLQIGAYLTYAGLGSVLFGIATVFMANSFGVYV; from the exons ATGTTCAACTCTAGGATTTAC AAAGAATATAAGGAATCTTCATCTCACCAAGATTTCATTTCCCTAGATAGACAGCCATATTATGCTGCTATGAGTTTAATTCTATCCATTGTCTTTATTACTGCAGCTGTTATTCAAGCTTCTAGGTCTAAGGGTTTTAGTAAGTTACAAATAGGTGCGTACTTAACATACGCAGGACTTGGTTCTGTATTATTCGGCATTGCTACTGTTTTCATGGCCAATTCATTTGGGGTTTATGTTTAA
- the ERJ5 gene encoding Erj5p (Syntenic homolog of Ashbya gossypii AFR246C; Syntenic homolog of Saccharomyces cerevisiae YFR041C (ERJ5)): MVFRFTWCFVLLLATLAYCFTPDEIEIFQLQKELVDKYGSKMNFYKFLKLKNLDKATAKDITKQFRSLSKKYHPDKNRNNRKLYERLTLVAKILGNGEKRKTYDYYLKYGFPEYNFAKGGFVFKRSKLHAWIAVGFVYFACGIIHWVILKIQNNANKRRINGFLKEVKSYDDTLGLGEKRLSFKYSQDSEEKQIMVRYGDVFVVQPDGTEAEITVKDVKDPGLRDTMLFTLPMWFCRRLKGIFVRNDTLVVQEVEKKGGKKPSKAAVSVQVPNGRAKKD, translated from the coding sequence ATGGTTTTCAGGTTTACTTGGTGTTTTGTATTATTACTAGCAACCCTTGCGTACTGCTTTACGCCAGATGAGATTGAAATCTTTCAATTACAGAAGGAGTTAGTTGACAAGTATGGTTCTAAAATGAACTTCTATAAGTTCTTGAAGTTAAAGAACTTGGACAAGGCTACCGCTAAAGATATCACTAAGCAGTTCAGAAGCCTCTCCAAAAAATATCATCCTGATAAAAATCGGAATAATAGGAAGTTGTATGAAAGGTTAACGTTGGTGGCTAAGATATTGGGTAATGGTGAAAAGCGTAAAACCTATGACTACTATTTGAAATACGGATTTCCGGAGTATAACTTTGCAAAAGGTGGATTTGTTTTCAAGAGATCAAAACTTCATGCGTGGATTGCAGTAGGTTTTGTTTATTTTGCATGTGGTATAATACACTGGGTGATTTTAAAGATACAGAACAACGCTAACAAAAGGCGGATAAATGGATTTCTCAAGGAAGTTAAATCATATGACGATACTCTTGGGTTAGGTGAGAAACGGCTGTCTTTCAAGTATAGCCAAGACTCAGAAGAAAAGCAGATTATGGTGCGCTATGGTGATGTTTTTGTTGTTCAGCCAGATGGGACTGAAGCGGAGATTACAGTTAAGGATGTTAAAGATCCTGGTTTGCGTGACACTATGCTTTTTACATTACCTATGTGGTTCTGCAGACGCCTTAAGGGAATTTTTGTACGGAACGACACATTAGTCGTCCAGGAAGTGGAGAAGAAGGGCGGTAAGAAGCCTAGTAAGGCAGCGGTCAGTGTTCAGGTTCCAAATGGCAGGGCCAAAAAGGACTAA
- the KEG1 gene encoding Keg1p (Syntenic homolog of Ashbya gossypii AFR247W; Syntenic homolog of Saccharomyces cerevisiae YFR042W (KEG1)), which produces MSVNRIPVEVKSSRKSILIKIYQYYRLSCAFLFLALFARWLVLFPLVSSKWLPGGIHGFLTYLLGLSAVGEILWVLRYHGIVGGLKTGTFWKSCNFLYFVMAMHFYDDYEHAPILKDLSYSIFIVSLALNQAYFHYRKLFKSTGSRRSLWRKIDMFALLPALYASEFYLLLLNVQNHNFHTSPGLDKLNKAVLIAYIPVALHCYKVQLQAFQRE; this is translated from the coding sequence ATGAGCGTTAATAGAATCCCTGTAGAGGTTAAAAGCTCTAGAAAATCTATATTAATCAAGATCTACCAATACTATAGATTGAGTTGCGCGTTTTTGTTTCTAGCACTTTTTGCCCGATGGCTAGTATTATTCCCTTTAGTGAGCAGTAAATGGTTGCCGGGGGGTATACATGGATTTTTAACATATCTACTAGGTTTAAGTGCCGTTGGTGAGATACTTTGGGTATTAAGATATCATGGTATTGTTGGTGGACTAAAGACTGGCACCTTTTGGAAGAGTTGTAACTTTCTTTACTTTGTTATGGCTATGCATTTCTATGATGACTATGAACATGCTCCTATACTGAAGGATCTGAGTTATTCTATATTTATTGTGAGTTTAGCATTAAACCAGGCTTATTTTCATTATCGTAAGCTCTTTAAGAGCACTGGGAGTCGGAGATCGTTGTGGCGTAAAATAGATATGTTTGCATTGCTGCCGGCACTATACGCCAGTGAGTTTTACTTGCTGCTATTAAATGTTCAGAACCATAATTTCCATACGTCCCCAGGGTTGGATAAACTTAACAAAGCCGTTCTAATTGCATATATCCCGGTAGCTCTACATTGCTATAAGGTAC
- the VID30 gene encoding glucose-induced degradation complex subunit VID30 (Syntenic homolog of Ashbya gossypii AFR242C; Syntenic homolog of Saccharomyces cerevisiae YGL227W (VID30)), translating into MSLFMDEMDHQYIKALFPQYLLQQPIAHDLWKLYYKHKKLFNKLKVKRQVIAKGEDFSELSSYTRANKLNYTTRKVIWEKLSQLGVLGIIPYDSATDEYLIQVYKYFYTSRDSRFLSLSDRKVKENADGSGNVGEVSQQVENDDEDVVMNEGGQWEGAHEEVGGEDGDAEEYEQSSDILPSDSEQSGATGSHGHSPDSEERVGFEGDDDSDTFYPAVTESKHAFKTKPNPLSADIYSTLAYPLPHKWVTQSNNSVLVSPDGFTSVRLNPNWQPYPGYDNNSIVNNRLRTSVNNQKQQWASTWANTYICHKRVAIFYFEVRILSVTSSQSGQTCNINIGLKDWSKINNSADSHASDPPSRDNADISTLNRQTTNILRGAFDGSRPGSQHSDAGKDVYAYNGSDGYINDGSKFKSYSKPYGRDDVIGCGVNFVDSTIFFTKNGIHLGTAFKDISQIDLVPYISLRAANSVRTNFGLYEEFLFDIIGYQNYWKSLAYQHIFDSISGGAKSEFEFDDEGDDNDEHSDDATFSDTEDVPMLDTDCVGEKRGNVVSSAGSETDRSIFKSSNTHSDKDGFLLSRDTRFNGDRLFKPDKEKLNSINDSDDSIPCTLNSMINDYLIHKGLISVAKGFLADLQKDCIPNNEEERNNLVIARHERQIKKEEENLRIRQDLRGWIKNGDIPHCIKYIENKFPGLLSTNVELAFEFKVAEYLLAILKLNETSIDFVLQKGLEISNEFIYNSELPDELREKFKTHFAQISALMAYDNPQIECSKDLAVYLTPAYLQDRLFQLVNTSILTFLKKNSESSLENMISYTRAMTNTLLEYGDQLGSSGTEADGRFYKLVNIDEDLLGS; encoded by the coding sequence ATGTCGTTGTTTATGGATGAGATGGATCATCAATATATTAAGGCGTTATTTCCACAATACTTGCTACAACAACCAATTGCACATGACCTTTGGAAATTGTATTATAAACACAAGAAGTTATTCAATAAACTGAAAGTAAAGCGGCAAGTGATTGCCAAGGGTGAGGATTTTTCAGAATTAAGCAGCTATACACGTGCTAATAAACTTAACTATACGACAAGAAAGGTTATTTGGGAAAAGTTGTCGCAATTAGGGGTTTTAGGAATTATACCGTATGATTCTGCGACGGATGAGTACTTGATACAGGTATATAAGTACTTCTATACTTCAAGGGACAGCAGGTTTTTGTCTCTATCAGATAGGAAGGTTAAGGAGAATGCAGACGGCAGTGGCAACGTAGGAGAAGTATCTCAACAAGttgaaaatgatgatgaagatgttgTTATGAATGAAGGCGGACAGTGGGAAGGCGCCCACGAGGAGGTTGGAGGAGAAGATGGCGATGCAGAAGAGTATGAACAATCTTCTGATATTTTACCGTCAGACAGTGAACAATCTGGAGCTACAGGTAGCCACGGACATTCCCCGGATTCAGAGGAGCGAGTTGGGTTTGAGGGTGATGATGACTCTGATACTTTTTATCCAGCGGTTACTGAATCAAAACATGCGTTTAAGACAAAACCTAATCCTTTATCTGCTGATATATACAGCACACTTGCATACCCTTTGCCTCATAAATGGGTGACACAATCTAACAACTCGGTTTTAGTCTCTCCAGATGGTTTTACTAGTGTTCGGTTAAACCCCAATTGGCAACCCTACCCTGGTTATGATAACAACTCAATTGTTAATAATAGGTTGCGTACATCAGTTAACAATCAAAAACAACAGTGGGCATCCACCTGGGCAAACACATATATTTGTCACAAGAGGGTTGCAATATTTTACTTTGAAGTCAGAATCCTTTCTGTTACAAGTTCGCAATCTGGGCAAACTTGCAATATTAATATTGGCCTAAAGGATTGGTCTAAAATAAACAACTCAGCTGATAGTCATGCCAGTGACCCGCCTTCAAGAGATAATGCTGATATATCAACATTGAATCGTCAAACAACAAACATCTTACGGGGTGCTTTTGATGGTTCAAGGCCTGGTTCACAACATAGTGATGCTGGAAAAGATGTATATGCCTATAATGGTTCAGATGGCTATATTAACGACGGGTCTAAGTTCAAGTCGTACTCAAAGCCATATGGTCGTGACGACGTTATCGGATGCGGTGTAAATTTTGTCGATAGTACCATATTCTTCACCAAAAATGGCATTCATTTAGGTACGGCATTTAAGGACATTTCACAGATTGACTTGGTTCCTTATATTTCCTTGAGAGCAGCTAATTCTGTCAGGACTAATTTCGGATTATATGAAGAAtttttatttgatattATAGGATATCAAAACTATTGGAAAAGTCTCGCATATCAACATATATTTGATTCTATATCCGGAGGTGCTAAAAGCGAATTTGAGtttgatgatgaaggaGATGATAATGATGAGCACTCTGATGATGCAACTTTTTCTGACACTGAAGATGTTCCAATGTTAGACACTGACTGTGTTGGGGAAAAAAGGGGTAACGTTGTTAGCAGTGCTGGTAGCGAAACTGACAGAAGTATATTCAAAAGCTCCAATACCCATTCAGATAAGGATGGATTCCTACTTTCTAGAGATACACGATTCAATGGTGATCGTTTGTTCAAACCGGATAAAGAAAAACTAAACTCAATTAATGATTCTGATGATTCCATCCCATGCACATTGAATTCCATGATCAATGACTACTTGATCCATAAGGGGTTGATTTCAGTGGCGAAAGGGTTCCTAGCAGACTTGCAAAAGGATTGTATTCCTAATAATGAGGAAGAACGCAACAATCTCGTTATTGCTCGTCACGAAAGGCAGATAAAGAAGGAAGAGGAGAATTTAAGGATTAGACAAGATCTCAGGGGGTGGATAAAAAATGGCGATATTCCTCACTGTATAAAATACATTGAAAATAAATTCCCAGGTTTATTGTCGACCAATGTGGAATTGGCGTTCGAGTTCAAAGTTGCAGAATACTTGCTGGCAATCCTAAAGCTGAATGAAACTAGTATTGATTTCGTCCTTCAGAAAGGACTGGAGATTTCTAATGAGTTTATTTACAACAGCGAATTGCCCGATGAGTTACGTGAGAAGTTCAAAACACACTTTGCTCAAATTTCTGCATTAATGGCATACGATAACCCGCAAATCGAGTGCAGCAAGGACTTGGCTGTTTATTTAACACCAGCATATTTGCAAGATAGATTATTCCAGTTGGTTAACACGAGCATTTTGACGTTTTTGAAAAAGAACAGTGAATCATCGTTAGAAAACATGATCAGTTATACCAGAGCTATGACCAACACCTTACTGGAATATGGTGATCAATTAGGCTCATCAGGAACCGAGGCTGATGGGCGCTTTTATAAACTAGTTAATATTGACGAGGACTTGCTAGGTTCATAG
- a CDS encoding SAPS family protein (Syntenic homolog of Ashbya gossypii AFR245W; Syntenic homolog of Saccharomyces cerevisiae YFR040W (SAP155) and YGL229C (SAP4)), with product MSFWPIGQSVNNSKINRLLDDYFRVLHSLEDEKVAPQTDNVGVDVGGANVSKEANTQGQDREERVTTAVEAGEGEKKDEIDYEDGHFRPEQGDGNPWGRNYGETLLRPGFQERNKSEPESVASMISIPSTTSSPVSISGNDAYNFNASVPLTKESLNCSFIDDILKESEIINELVRQNNTILDFFCFGYFFDAQGNRVEHIDYLIDQLLFSIDRVNEDSPEIGNTTVSSQRQHDHANHSRNMNADEDSPDGVNENDSAEGSSTDNNEDSIIPLMYQNEFNSSSHLYRANTIAEIFALDNWLITETFVKDFTHLTKIWSILYHKDFKAEKSPLVPIFLKINQNWLVTRQDQFLNFIRTRDTLVDDMLAHLEISVLMDFFLKLISTDKQESPTGIIELAYEQDLIPKLLAYLDNDTCSADIQACAGDFIKALISISTNAPLDEMSIGPNSLTRKLCSEESVNCFIDAIINKRGSALTTAVSVVIELIRKNNSDYDQINLLATTVKSHPPSMRDPVYLGTMLRMFAENLPKLLNFLADIEKRVKVAKNQLGMDYKPLGFERFKIVELIAELLHCSNMCLMNSKKAERIVKERDEVRQHLVMQLQDALTDLNMNDSNVDSEKNNEKNWRDLSPTNDTSSPENTALSANTDDDVDESFEIPYVNKNQNAKLRKNPTVGDFFKIQLYDTQLLPKLIQLFMEHPWNNFWHNVIFDIIQQIFNGRMDFSYNSFLVYSLFKNSNAGQFCGDPPASNGNERHFYDFQITRDLILQGYKDSHAFYEEYNTSLGYMGHLVLISEEIVKFSKVYKVELISPEIHDVLQDPDWIFYSEDALNETRLMYSKILGGGEYGGDTPNNNSNEKAGTLNAEDSDAMIVGDAQANYKFSTQADLHKKLKEKLIKKSQDAIDLKNKENGVIILGPP from the coding sequence ATGTCGTTCTGGCCAATTGGGCAAAGTGTGAATAATTCCAAAATCAACCGACTGTTGGACGATTACTTTCGTGTACTGCATTCGTTGGAAGATGAGAAAGTGGCACCCCAGACTGATAATGTCGGTGTTGATGTAGGTGGCGCGAACGTATCGAAAGAAGCTAATACACAAGGACAGGACCGCGAGGAGCGAGTAACTACTGCAGTAGAAGCCGGCGAAGGAGAGAAGAAAGATGAGATCGATTATGAAGATGGGCATTTTCGGCCGGAGCAGGGGGATGGCAATCCTTGGGGCCGAAATTATGGCGAGACATTATTACGGCCTGGATTTCAGGAGCGGAATAAGTCCGAGCCTGAATCAGTGGCTTCTATGATAAGTATACCGTCTACTACATCGTCTCCGGTATCTATATCCGGAAATGATGCCTATAACTTCAATGCTTCTGTTCCGTTGACGAAGGAATCATTGAACTGCTCCTTTATTGATGATATATTGAAGGAAAGTGAAATTATTAACGAACTTGTAAGACAAAACAACACAATTTTGGattttttttgttttggCTACTTCTTTGACGCACAAGGCAATCGTGTTGAGCATATTGATTATTTGATTGATCAGCTGCTGTTTAGTATTGATAGAGTTAATGAAGATAGTCCGGAAATAGGGAACACAACTGTGTCTTCTCAGCGGCAGCATGATCATGCAAATCATTCGCGGAACATGAATGCGGATGAAGACTCACCGGATGGCGTTAATGAAAATGATTCTGCAGAGGGTTCTTCTACTGATAATAATGAGGATTCTATAATTCCACTCATGTACCAAAATGAATTTAACTCCTCCTCTCACCTCTACAGGGCCAATACGATTGCGGAAATATTTGCATTGGATAACTGGCTGATCACAGAAACCTTTGTAAAGGATTTCACCCATCTAACGAAGATTTGGTCAATACTATACCATAAGGATTTTAAGGCTGAAAAGTCTCCTCTGGTCCCAAtttttttgaaaataaaCCAGAACTGGCTTGTCACTAGGCAAGATCAGTTTCTAAACTTTATCAGGACTAGGGACACCCTGGTTGATGATATGCTCGCTCATCTTGAAATTTCTGTATTGATGGATTTCTTTTTGAAGCTAATTTCGACTGACAAACAAGAGTCGCCAACTGGTATAATAGAGCTCGCCTATGAACAAGATTTGATTCCAAAGCTGTTAGCATATTTGGACAATGATACATGCTCAGCAGATATCCAAGCATGTGCAGGCGATTTTATCAAGGCTTTGATATCTATATCAACTAATGCACCCCTAGATGAAATGTCAATAGGTCCTAATTCCCTTACTCGAAAACTGTGCTCAGAAGAATCCGTCAACTGTTTTATTGATGCCATTATTAACAAACGCGGTTCGGCTTTGACTACAGCAGTTTCAGTTGTTATTGAACTTATTCGTAAGAACAACTCGGATTATGACCAAATTAACCTCTTAGCAACAACCGTTAAATCTCATCCTCCTTCAATGAGAGATCCAGTTTATTTGGGTACTATGTTAAGGATGTTTGCCGAAAATTTACCTAAACTTCTAAATTTCTTGGCAGATATTGAAAAAAGGGTAAAGGTTGCGAAGAACCAACTGGGTATGGATTACAAGCCCCTCGGGTTTGAGAGGTTCAAAATTGTGGAACTGATTGCAGAATTATTGCACTGTTCCAATATGTGTTTGATGAATTCCAAAAAGGCAGAACGAATTGTAAAGGAAAGAGACGAAGTCAGGCAGCACTTGGTGATGCAATTGCAAGATGCGCTAACGGACTTGAACATGAATGACAGCAACGTTGACAGTGAGaaaaataatgaaaaaaaCTGGCGAGATTTATCTCCCACTAATGATACCAGCAGCCCGGAAAATACCGCTTTAAGCGCTAATACGGACGATGATGTCGATGAGTCTTTCGAAATCCCCTATGTCAATAAAAACCAAAACGCCAAATTAAGAAAGAATCCAACAGTCGGTGATTTTTTTAAGATACAACTTTACGACACTCAATTATTGCCTAAGTTAATCCAACTCTTTATGGAGCATCCATGGAATAACTTCTGGCATAATGTTATATTCGATATTATTCAACAAATTTTTAATGGGAGAATGGATTTCTCCTACAATTCATTTCTGGTTTATTCCCTTTTTAAAAACAGTAATGCAGGACAATTTTGCGGTGATCCTCCCGCATCTAATGGGAATGAAAGGCATTTTTACGATTTCCAAATTACCAGAGACCTTATTCTACAAGGATATAAAGACTCTCATGCGTTTTATGAAGAGTATAATACCTCGTTAGGATACATGGGTCACTTGGTACTCATTTCCGAAGAAATTGTCAAGTTCTCCAAGGTTTACAAAGTGGAATTAATATCACCAGAGATTCATGATGTACTACAAGACCCCGATTGGATTTTCTATTCTGAAGATGCCTTGAATGAAACCAGGTTAATGTACTCGAAGATTTTGGGTGGCGGTGAATATGGCGGTGATACGcctaataataatagtaatGAAAAAGCAGGTACATTGAATGCCGAAGATAGCGATGCTATGATTGTAGGTGATGCACAGGCTAACTACAAGTTTTCAACTCAAGCTGATTTGCACAAGAAACTGAAAGAAAAATTGATCAAAAAGAGCCAAGATGCTATTGACCTCAAAAACAAAGAGAATGGAGTAATTATTTTAGGACCTCCATGA
- the SHE10 gene encoding She10p (Syntenic homolog of Ashbya gossypii AFR244C; Syntenic homolog of Saccharomyces cerevisiae YGL228W (SHE10) and YFR039C), translating into MKLVRRFILFVIAVIASSHLYCSFSDVCPTHLSYICHYTTPLTYEPFVEEKFPAVKPWLEHNVLRHVNDITSDLDHRLGPITGRTKRVFMREVLPRLRKGQLYWDAEVVPRATETAKWAISNARFYYRVYVEPMARKLWRILLAEAQRLYAFGKLKAEIYYNTFVQPHLQQLKAYFVYLYHKFLTNYPLFEAVINHGQRHAVTIYGAVQKHFSVGQEYLKREFASSTTPGMASTVNVETSVDTEERAAIEDLERTELEETIYITSTVTKTFTASAELATAVTEATSAKELEVSLHDLIHDEFQAWKQTIENKADNVLKAFTDEIREFELQQLEEISPVLTRHLREFNAKSKEHFRKINKVIQEINCTMGIDPETNATIWFDKRGTQLKEYITRPLLREHFAQANGELTNTTDFIRAELKSIVDSVNDRVDVIREEHLEIYEEWGDVMISEWSKRMAYIDVVDHDIDSEEQRHNNWKQFLKLKKHVIKTRELLMEHPVKFNDLEKFLKDIQNTLRTMAQENGEYMYILRSKANLYFQEREKQDRAREKQESELATQTIQEQLSTDILLNNNASVGSIYKVNSVPQEYVVEIEQTLSLDARKPTLSLDIEEAEISADVDEVTLSLNTEETTLNTDPREFVSGFDPEELH; encoded by the coding sequence ATGAAGCTCGTAAGGAGATTCATTCTGTTTGTGATTGCTGTAATAGCAAGTTCACACTTGTATTGCTCATTTAGTGACGTGTGCCCAACGCATCTGTCATATATATGCCATTATACCACACCACTCACGTATGAGCCATTTGTAGAAGAAAAATTTCCAGCCGTTAAGCCATGGTTGGAACATAATGTATTGCGTCATGTTAATGATATTACTTCAGACTTGGACCACCGTTTAGGTCCTATTACAGGACGGACTAAAAGGGTTTTTATGAGGGAGGTTCTTCCTCGTCTGAGGAAGGGACAGCTGTATTGGGATGCAGAAGTTGTCCCTAGAGCTACCGAGACAGCCAAGTGGGCGATTTCAAACGCTAGGTTTTACTATCGCGTGTATGTGGAACCCATGGCAAGAAAGTTATGGCGCATCTTGCTTGCTGAGGCTCAGAGGCTATATGCATTTGGTAAATTAAAGGCGGAAATTTACTATAATACTTTTGTCCAGCCACATTTACAACAATTGAAAGCTTACTTTGTATATCTATACCATAAGTTTTTGACCAATTACCCTTTATTCGAAGCTGTTATTAATCACGGGCAAAGGCATGCGGTAACGATCTATGGTGCAGTACAGAAGCACTTTTCAGTTGGGCAGGAGTATCTGAAGAGGGAATTTGCGTCAAGTACCACTCCGGGAATGGCAAGCACCGTGAATGTGGAAACATCTGTTGACACTGAGGAGAGGGCTGCCATAGAAGACCTTGAACGTACCGAACTTGAGGAGACGATCTATATCACATCTACGGTGACGAAAACATTCACTGCCAGTGCCGAACTGGCAACAGCTGTCACTGAAGCTACATCTGCAAAGGAATTGGAGGTATCACTACATGATCTAATCCACGATGAGTTCCAAGCTTGGAAGCAAACAATCGAGAACAAGGCAGACAACGTCCTCAAAGCATTTACCGACGAGATCCGCGAATTCGAACTCCAGCAATTAGAAGAGATATCACCAGTTCTTACTCGTCATTTGCGTGAATTTAACGCTAAAAGCAAGGAGCACTTCCGTAAGATCAACAAAGTTATCCAAGAGATTAACTGCACCATGGGAATTGACCCGGAGACTAACGCTACTATATGGTTCGATAAAAGAGGCACCCAATTGAAAGAGTATATTACAAGACCATTGCTCCGCGAGCACTTTGCGCAAGCCAATGGTGAATTAACCAATACTACGGACTTCATTCGTGCCGAGCTAAAGTCCATTGTTGACTCCGTGAATGATCGCGTTGATGTAATACGTGAAGAGCATCTCGAGATCTATGAGGAATGGGGAGATGTGATGATCTCTGAATGGTCCAAACGCATGGCATACATCGACGTTGTGGACCATGACATTGACTCCGAGGAGCAGCGCCACAACAACTGGAAGCAGTTCTTAAAGCTAAAGAAGCATGTCATTAAAACGCGTGAACTTTTGATGGAACATCCCGTCAAATTCAATGACTTGGAAAAGTTTTTGAAAGATATCCAGAACACGCTTAGAACTATGGCCCAGGAGAATGGCGAGTACATGTACATTCTGAGATCTAAGGCAAATCTCTACTTCCAAGAGCGTGAAAAGCAGGACCGTGCACGTGAAAAGCAGGAGAGCGAGTTGGCCACACAGACAATACAGGAGCAATTAAGCACAGATATCCTTCTAAACAATAACGCATCTGTTGGATCTATTTACAAGGTAAATAGTGTTCCTCAAGAATATGTTGTCGAAATTGAACAGACATTAAGCCTAGATGCGAGGAAGCCAACCCTAAGCTTagatattgaagaagctgAAATCAGCGCGGATGTGGATGAAGTCACATTAAGCTTGAACACTGAAGAAACTACATTAAACACAGATCCAAGGGAATTCGTTTCCGGGTTCGACCCCGAGGAACTACATTAA